The following proteins are co-located in the Nocardia bhagyanarayanae genome:
- the pstC gene encoding phosphate ABC transporter permease subunit PstC produces the protein MPSDTNTEPASVKSRPPHSQRAEVVFRSLATAAGAIIVASIALIALFLLIRAVPSLRADQVNFFTSTEFSTSNADNLRFGIRDLLMVTVLSSVFALVIAVPIGVGIALFLTHYAPKGLARPFAMLVDLLAAVPSIVFGLWGFLVLAPELEPAQRFLNENLGWFFLFSDGNVSISGGGTIFTAGVVLAVMILPIITSVSREVFHLTPVSHIEAAQALGATKWEVVRMTVLPYGRSGVIAGSMLGLGRALGETIAVLVVLRTSAQAGGWSLFDGGYTFASKIASAASEFSSPLPTGAYIAAGFVLFALTFVVNALARLAAGGKVNG, from the coding sequence ATGCCGAGTGATACGAACACCGAGCCGGCCTCGGTGAAGAGCCGTCCGCCCCACAGCCAGCGCGCCGAGGTGGTATTCCGCTCGCTCGCGACGGCCGCGGGCGCGATCATCGTGGCCTCCATCGCGTTGATCGCGCTGTTCCTACTGATTCGCGCGGTGCCTTCGCTCAGGGCCGACCAGGTGAACTTCTTCACCAGCACGGAGTTCAGCACCAGCAATGCGGACAACCTGCGGTTCGGCATCCGTGACCTGCTCATGGTCACGGTGCTGAGCTCGGTCTTCGCGCTGGTGATCGCGGTGCCGATCGGCGTCGGCATCGCACTGTTCCTCACCCACTACGCGCCGAAGGGGTTGGCGCGCCCGTTCGCGATGCTGGTCGACCTGCTCGCGGCGGTGCCGTCGATCGTCTTCGGTCTGTGGGGTTTCCTGGTGCTCGCGCCGGAGCTGGAGCCGGCGCAGCGCTTCCTGAACGAGAACCTCGGCTGGTTCTTCCTGTTCTCCGACGGCAACGTCTCGATCTCCGGCGGCGGCACGATCTTCACCGCGGGCGTCGTGCTCGCGGTGATGATCCTGCCGATCATCACCTCGGTCTCGCGTGAGGTCTTCCACCTGACGCCGGTCTCGCACATCGAGGCGGCGCAGGCGCTCGGCGCGACCAAATGGGAAGTCGTGCGGATGACGGTGCTGCCCTACGGGCGCAGCGGCGTGATCGCCGGCTCGATGCTCGGCCTCGGCCGCGCGCTCGGCGAGACCATCGCGGTGCTCGTCGTGCTGCGCACCTCGGCACAGGCGGGCGGCTGGTCGCTGTTCGACGGCGGCTACACCTTTGCCTCCAAGATCGCTTCGGCGGCATCGGAATTCAGTTCGCCGCTGCCGACCGGTGCCTACATCGCCGCCGGCTTCGTGCTGTTCGCGCTGACCTTCGTCGTCAACGCGCTGGCCCGGCTCGCGGCAGGCGGAAAGGTGAACGGCTGA
- the pstS gene encoding phosphate ABC transporter substrate-binding protein PstS codes for MNLKRSSALVGVLAAVAMPLAACGSDDNTSGDPSNAANTSVACGGKKSLKASGASSQKNAMERFIAAYEANCDGYTLNYTSSGSGAGVNEFIGGQTDFGGSDSPLSSKKEEPAKAQERCGAPAWNLPTVFGPIAITYNIDGVTDLVLDGPTAAKVFNGTITTWDAPEIKALNPNAKLPSEKIAVIFRSDESGTTDNFQLYLDAASDGAWGKGAGKTFNGGVGEGAKGNEGTSAAIKSTKNSITYNEWSFAKSQNLSVAQIVTSAGKDPVKLSVETAGKAIDGVKIKGEGNDLVLDTSSFYKPTVAGSYPIMMATYEIVCSKYSDAATGEAVKAFLTSAVTNGQKGLDEGGYIPIPEQFKTRLTTAINAIS; via the coding sequence GTGAATCTCAAGCGCAGCAGCGCCCTGGTCGGTGTGCTGGCCGCCGTCGCCATGCCTCTTGCCGCCTGTGGCAGCGATGACAACACCAGCGGTGACCCGAGCAACGCCGCCAACACCAGCGTCGCCTGCGGCGGCAAGAAGTCGCTGAAGGCCAGTGGCGCGTCCTCGCAGAAGAACGCCATGGAGCGCTTCATCGCCGCCTACGAGGCGAACTGCGACGGCTACACCCTGAACTACACCTCCAGCGGCTCCGGCGCGGGCGTCAACGAGTTCATCGGCGGCCAGACCGACTTCGGCGGCTCCGACTCCCCGCTCAGCTCGAAGAAGGAAGAGCCCGCCAAGGCTCAGGAGCGCTGCGGCGCCCCGGCGTGGAACCTGCCGACCGTCTTCGGCCCGATCGCCATCACCTACAACATCGACGGCGTGACCGATCTGGTGCTCGACGGCCCGACCGCCGCCAAGGTGTTCAACGGCACCATCACCACCTGGGACGCCCCCGAGATCAAGGCGCTCAACCCGAACGCCAAGCTCCCCTCGGAGAAGATCGCCGTGATCTTCCGCTCCGACGAGTCGGGCACCACCGACAACTTCCAGCTCTACCTGGACGCCGCCTCCGACGGCGCGTGGGGCAAGGGCGCGGGCAAGACCTTCAACGGCGGTGTCGGTGAGGGCGCCAAGGGCAACGAGGGCACCTCGGCCGCGATCAAGAGCACCAAGAACTCGATCACCTACAACGAGTGGTCCTTCGCCAAGTCGCAGAACCTCTCCGTCGCGCAGATCGTCACCTCCGCCGGTAAGGACCCGGTGAAGCTGTCGGTCGAGACCGCGGGCAAGGCCATCGACGGCGTGAAGATCAAGGGCGAGGGCAACGACCTGGTCCTCGACACCAGCTCGTTCTACAAGCCGACCGTGGCGGGCTCCTACCCGATCATGATGGCGACCTACGAGATCGTGTGCTCGAAGTACAGCGACGCCGCCACCGGCGAAGCCGTCAAGGCGTTCCTGACCTCCGCTGTCACCAACGGCCAGAAGGGCCTGGACGAGGGCGGGTACATCCCGATCCCCGAGCAGTTCAAGACCCGCCTGACCACCGCGATCAACGCCATCTCCTGA
- a CDS encoding LCP family protein, giving the protein MGDDRHGRAPRPGGRAPWERYPTAENTERDGARTSRRSRHADAAAEAGSAPLTVQDLVEKVDNERTGRRRRADNAGGHPNRRAETAPEHPTRAAAPARPAEPPRRAPESPAPQQRRAPEGPQRGMPKAPHHKAHEGPQRGPVDGPQRAALDGPQRGAPEGPQRGDGPKRAPEGPQRPVPDASLRNAAHPPRRAPEATPTRSAPAGRPDETAKKRRAAAPAAPARQATRRAPSAVVDDITGATPAAPPRRVTEAEPEEVTDVLPPLDEPETPETATTKWPTTESAATPAAKSASKIAAPPKAVGSPPLSRLAASKQRRTRRMKTAGRASATMFAVLVLLITGGGWSYLRSTNNNFTQVSALDDNPEDVVDSNAQLGDENYLIVGTDTRAGANGKMGAGTLDDAEGSRADTVMLVHIPKNRQRVVAVSFPRDLDVTRPQCAGWDNDKAEYTQETFPSAIGDKLNAVYALGGPKCLVNVIRKMTGLSIGHFIGIDFAGFEAMVDQIDGVEVCASKPIVDGVLGTVIEQPGRQKVNGETALNYVRARHVYGEERSDYDRINRQQRFMASLLRGALSSKVLFDPGKLNGFIGAFTKHTWVDGVNPQDLLMLGRSLQKVEAGAVTFLTIPTAGTTSYGNEIPRESDIKAIFAAIRDDRPLPGEKPSTDPTTTTSAPPEPPKYVAVDPNNISVLVSNGSGVTGIARTAATKLGNQGFQIYSTGNYSDGTSQTTKVRYASGREAEAATVASAIPGASIELADELGSIVEVVIGADSANGLVVQAPSPVGETISDVPATTSPSATPLTLPSDLEHVNAADDICE; this is encoded by the coding sequence GTGGGTGACGATCGGCACGGGCGCGCGCCACGGCCCGGAGGTCGCGCCCCGTGGGAGCGCTACCCCACGGCGGAGAACACCGAACGAGATGGCGCACGCACGTCCCGCCGCTCCCGGCACGCCGACGCCGCAGCCGAGGCGGGCTCCGCGCCGCTGACGGTCCAGGATCTGGTCGAGAAGGTCGACAACGAGCGCACCGGCCGCAGGCGCCGCGCCGACAACGCCGGCGGCCACCCGAACCGCCGCGCCGAGACCGCGCCGGAGCACCCGACCCGCGCCGCCGCACCGGCCCGCCCCGCCGAGCCCCCGCGCCGCGCGCCCGAGAGCCCCGCCCCGCAGCAACGCCGGGCGCCGGAAGGTCCGCAGCGCGGGATGCCCAAGGCTCCGCACCACAAGGCGCACGAAGGGCCGCAGCGTGGTCCGGTCGATGGGCCGCAGCGCGCTGCGCTCGATGGGCCGCAGCGCGGCGCGCCGGAGGGGCCACAGCGCGGTGACGGGCCCAAGCGTGCCCCGGAAGGCCCACAGCGCCCTGTGCCGGACGCATCCCTTCGCAACGCCGCTCATCCGCCCCGCAGGGCTCCCGAAGCCACGCCCACCCGGTCCGCACCGGCGGGCAGGCCCGACGAGACCGCGAAGAAGCGCCGAGCGGCCGCACCGGCCGCACCGGCCCGGCAAGCGACACGCCGCGCTCCGTCCGCCGTCGTCGACGACATCACCGGTGCGACGCCCGCCGCCCCGCCGCGGCGCGTCACCGAGGCCGAGCCCGAAGAGGTCACGGACGTCCTACCGCCGCTGGACGAGCCGGAGACGCCCGAAACCGCCACCACCAAGTGGCCGACCACCGAGTCCGCCGCGACCCCTGCCGCCAAGTCGGCGTCCAAGATCGCGGCGCCGCCCAAGGCCGTCGGCAGCCCGCCGCTGTCCCGGCTCGCCGCCTCGAAGCAGCGGCGCACTCGCCGGATGAAGACCGCGGGCCGGGCGTCCGCGACGATGTTCGCGGTGCTGGTGCTGCTGATCACGGGCGGCGGCTGGAGCTACCTACGCTCGACCAACAACAACTTCACCCAGGTCTCGGCGCTCGACGACAACCCGGAAGACGTCGTCGATTCCAACGCCCAGCTCGGCGACGAGAACTACCTGATCGTCGGTACCGACACTCGCGCCGGCGCCAACGGCAAGATGGGCGCGGGCACCCTGGACGACGCCGAGGGCTCCCGCGCCGACACCGTGATGCTGGTGCACATCCCCAAGAACCGGCAGCGCGTCGTCGCGGTCTCCTTTCCCCGCGACCTCGACGTGACGCGTCCGCAGTGCGCGGGCTGGGACAACGACAAGGCCGAATACACCCAGGAGACCTTTCCGTCCGCCATCGGCGACAAGCTCAACGCCGTCTACGCGCTGGGTGGCCCCAAGTGCCTGGTGAACGTCATCCGCAAGATGACGGGTCTGTCCATCGGCCACTTCATCGGCATCGACTTCGCCGGATTCGAGGCCATGGTCGATCAGATCGACGGCGTCGAGGTGTGCGCGAGCAAGCCGATCGTCGACGGCGTCCTCGGCACCGTCATCGAGCAGCCGGGCAGGCAGAAGGTCAACGGCGAGACCGCGCTGAACTACGTGCGCGCCAGGCACGTCTACGGCGAGGAACGCAGCGACTACGACCGGATCAACAGGCAGCAGCGCTTCATGGCGTCGCTGCTGCGCGGCGCGTTGTCCAGCAAGGTGTTGTTCGATCCGGGCAAGCTCAACGGCTTCATCGGCGCCTTCACCAAGCACACCTGGGTCGACGGCGTCAATCCGCAGGACCTGCTGATGCTCGGCCGCTCGCTGCAGAAGGTCGAGGCGGGCGCGGTCACCTTCCTGACCATCCCGACCGCGGGCACCACCTCCTACGGCAACGAGATCCCGCGCGAGTCGGACATCAAGGCGATCTTCGCCGCCATCCGCGACGACCGGCCGCTGCCGGGTGAGAAGCCGTCCACCGATCCGACCACCACCACCTCGGCGCCGCCGGAACCGCCGAAGTACGTGGCCGTCGACCCCAACAACATCTCCGTGCTGGTCTCGAACGGCTCCGGCGTGACGGGCATCGCGCGGACCGCCGCGACCAAGCTGGGCAACCAGGGCTTCCAGATCTACAGCACCGGCAACTACTCCGACGGCACCTCGCAGACCACCAAGGTCCGCTACGCCAGCGGGCGCGAAGCCGAAGCGGCCACCGTGGCATCGGCGATCCCCGGCGCGAGCATCGAACTCGCCGACGAACTCGGCAGCATCGTCGAGGTCGTGATCGGCGCGGACTCCGCGAACGGCTTGGTCGTGCAGGCGCCGTCCCCGGTCGGCGAGACCATCTCGGACGTGCCCGCGACCACCTCGCCGAGTGCGACCCCGCTCACGCTGCCCTCGGACCTGGAGCACGTGAACGCGGCCGACGACATCTGCGAGTGA
- the phoU gene encoding phosphate signaling complex protein PhoU has translation MRVIYNEQMADLAHLLGEMAGLAGTAMDRATQSLLQADLALAEQVITESDRIAEMITDAEEKAFALLALQAPVAGDLRQVVSAIQIVQDVNRMGALALHVAKVTRRRHPNHALPESVNGYFAEMGRIAVNMGAGAKEVLETRDPDRAAQLNQDDEAMDDLHRHLFTLLMDRDWKYGVAAAVDVTLLGRYYERFADHAVEIGRRVIFLVTGVLPADPDAEG, from the coding sequence ATGCGTGTCATCTACAACGAGCAAATGGCCGACCTCGCCCACCTGCTGGGCGAGATGGCCGGCCTCGCGGGTACGGCCATGGACCGGGCCACCCAGTCGCTGCTACAGGCCGATCTGGCGCTCGCGGAGCAGGTGATCACCGAGTCCGACCGGATCGCCGAAATGATCACCGACGCCGAGGAGAAGGCGTTCGCGCTCCTCGCGCTGCAGGCGCCGGTCGCCGGTGACCTACGCCAAGTGGTCAGCGCCATCCAGATCGTGCAGGACGTCAATCGGATGGGCGCGCTGGCCCTGCACGTCGCCAAGGTCACCCGCAGGCGTCACCCGAACCACGCGCTGCCGGAATCGGTGAACGGTTACTTCGCCGAGATGGGCCGCATCGCGGTGAACATGGGCGCGGGCGCCAAGGAAGTCTTGGAGACCCGCGACCCCGACCGCGCCGCGCAGCTCAACCAGGACGACGAGGCGATGGACGACCTGCATCGCCACCTGTTCACCCTGCTGATGGACCGAGACTGGAAGTACGGCGTCGCCGCGGCGGTGGACGTCACCCTGCTGGGCCGTTACTACGAGCGTTTCGCCGACCACGCGGTGGAGATCGGCCGACGGGTCATCTTCCTCGTCACCGGCGTGCTCCCCGCGGACCCCGACGCCGAAGGATAG
- the dusB gene encoding tRNA dihydrouridine synthase DusB: MTTEAPTTLRIGPYPVDPPVVLAPMAGITNLAFRKLCREFGSSTSIYVCEMITARAVVERNEKTLHMMSFDEDEHPRSMQLYGVDPATLGEAVRIIVGEGWADHIDMNLGCPVPKVTRLGGGAALPYKRALFSKIVRAMVAAAEPAGVPVTVKFRIGIDDEHLTYLDAGRIAEAEGAKAVALHARTAAQRYSGQADWSAIARLKEAVTAIPVLGNGDIFSADDAVRMMAETGCDGVVVGRGCLGRPWLFAELQAALRGEALPEPPNLGRVGEVLHRHGALLSDHLGEEKAMRDLRKHMAWYLMGFPVGADLRRAFATVSSLTELGDLIGKLDQTAPFPRDAEGPRGRQGSPGKVALPHGWLDDPDDPAVPTAADVMHSGG, from the coding sequence ATGACTACCGAGGCGCCGACCACGCTGCGGATCGGGCCGTATCCGGTCGACCCGCCGGTGGTGCTCGCGCCGATGGCGGGCATCACCAATCTGGCCTTCCGCAAGCTGTGTCGCGAGTTCGGCAGCTCCACCTCCATCTATGTGTGCGAGATGATCACCGCGCGCGCGGTGGTGGAACGCAACGAGAAGACGCTGCACATGATGTCCTTCGACGAGGACGAGCACCCGCGCTCGATGCAGCTCTACGGCGTCGACCCGGCCACGCTGGGCGAGGCGGTGCGCATCATCGTCGGTGAGGGCTGGGCCGATCACATCGACATGAATCTCGGCTGCCCGGTGCCGAAGGTCACCCGGCTCGGTGGCGGGGCGGCGCTGCCGTACAAGCGAGCGCTGTTCAGCAAGATCGTGCGCGCGATGGTCGCCGCGGCCGAACCCGCGGGTGTGCCGGTGACGGTCAAGTTCCGCATCGGCATCGACGACGAGCACCTCACCTACCTGGACGCGGGCCGCATCGCCGAGGCCGAGGGCGCCAAGGCCGTCGCACTGCACGCGCGCACAGCGGCCCAGCGCTACTCCGGCCAGGCCGACTGGTCGGCCATCGCCCGGCTCAAGGAGGCGGTGACCGCCATCCCGGTGCTCGGCAACGGTGACATCTTCTCCGCCGACGACGCGGTCCGCATGATGGCGGAGACCGGCTGCGACGGCGTCGTCGTCGGACGCGGCTGCCTCGGCAGGCCGTGGCTGTTCGCCGAACTGCAAGCGGCGCTGCGCGGGGAGGCACTGCCGGAGCCGCCGAATCTCGGCCGCGTCGGCGAGGTGCTGCACCGGCACGGCGCGCTGCTGTCGGACCACCTCGGCGAGGAGAAGGCCATGCGCGATCTGCGCAAGCACATGGCCTGGTACCTCATGGGCTTCCCGGTCGGCGCGGATCTGCGCCGCGCCTTCGCCACTGTGTCCAGTCTCACCGAACTCGGCGACCTGATCGGCAAGCTCGACCAGACCGCGCCGTTCCCCAGAGACGCCGAGGGACCGCGCGGACGGCAGGGTTCGCCGGGCAAGGTCGCGCTGCCGCACGGCTGGCTCGACGATCCCGACGACCCGGCGGTGCCGACGGCCGCCGACGTGATGCACAGCGGAGGCTGA
- the pstB gene encoding phosphate ABC transporter ATP-binding protein PstB: MAKRIDVKDLNIYYGKFHAVADVSLTVLPRSVTAFIGPSGCGKSTVLRSLNRMHEVTPSARVEGAVLLDGEDIYGATVDPVGVRRTIGMVFQRPNPFPTMSIRDNVVAGLKLQGVRNKKELDEVAERSLRGANLWNEVKDRLDKPGGGLSGGQQQRLCIARAIAVSPDVLLMDEPCSALDPISTLAIEDLITELKKEFTIVIVTHNMQQAARVSDQTGFFNLEAQGKPGKLIEIDDTEKIFSNPGQKATEDYISGRFG, from the coding sequence ATGGCCAAGCGCATCGACGTCAAAGACCTGAACATCTACTACGGCAAGTTCCACGCGGTTGCCGATGTCTCGCTCACCGTGTTGCCGCGCAGCGTGACCGCTTTCATCGGCCCGTCCGGCTGCGGTAAGTCCACCGTGCTCCGTTCGCTGAACCGCATGCACGAGGTGACCCCGAGCGCCCGCGTCGAGGGCGCCGTGCTGCTGGACGGCGAGGACATCTACGGCGCCACCGTCGACCCGGTCGGCGTGCGCCGCACCATCGGCATGGTGTTCCAGCGGCCGAACCCGTTCCCCACCATGTCGATTCGCGACAACGTGGTTGCCGGGCTGAAGCTGCAGGGCGTGCGCAACAAGAAGGAACTCGACGAGGTCGCCGAGCGCTCGCTGCGCGGCGCCAACCTCTGGAACGAGGTCAAGGACCGCCTCGACAAGCCGGGCGGCGGCCTGTCCGGCGGTCAGCAGCAGCGTCTGTGCATCGCCCGCGCCATCGCGGTCTCGCCCGACGTGCTGCTGATGGACGAGCCGTGTTCGGCGCTCGACCCGATCTCCACGCTCGCGATCGAGGACCTGATCACCGAGCTCAAGAAGGAATTCACGATCGTCATCGTGACGCACAACATGCAGCAGGCGGCGCGCGTGAGCGACCAGACCGGCTTCTTCAACCTGGAGGCCCAGGGCAAGCCGGGCAAGCTGATCGAGATCGACGACACCGAGAAGATCTTCTCCAACCCCGGCCAGAAGGCGACGGAGGACTACATCTCCGGTCGCTTCGGCTAG
- the pstA gene encoding phosphate ABC transporter permease PstA has product MATLTKFDQPVKAPTFRHVSPARRVKNHIATGLVTACFAIALVPLGWVLWMVISKGIAAIASADWWQKSQKGILPDQFGGGVYHAIYGTIVQSAVAAIIAVPLGIMAAVYLVEYGRGRLAKVTTFMVDILAGVPSIVAALFIFALWIATLGAPQSAFAVSLALVLLMLPVVVRSTEEMLKLVPDELREASYALGIPKWKTIVRIVIPTAAPGMISGTLLALARVMGETAPVLVLVGYAKSINTNLFDGNMASLPLLIYQELANPEAAGRERVWGAALTLILLIALLYLAAAGVNKLLTRNR; this is encoded by the coding sequence ATGGCAACGCTGACGAAGTTCGACCAGCCGGTCAAGGCCCCGACCTTCCGGCACGTGAGCCCCGCGCGGCGGGTGAAGAACCACATCGCCACCGGCTTGGTCACCGCGTGCTTCGCCATCGCGCTCGTGCCGCTCGGCTGGGTGCTGTGGATGGTGATCAGCAAGGGCATCGCCGCGATCGCCTCCGCCGACTGGTGGCAGAAGTCGCAGAAGGGCATCCTGCCGGACCAGTTCGGCGGCGGCGTCTACCACGCGATCTACGGCACCATCGTCCAGTCGGCGGTCGCGGCGATCATCGCCGTGCCGCTGGGCATCATGGCCGCGGTCTACCTGGTCGAGTACGGCCGCGGCAGGCTCGCCAAGGTCACCACGTTCATGGTCGATATCCTCGCCGGTGTGCCGTCGATCGTCGCCGCGCTGTTCATCTTCGCGCTGTGGATCGCCACGCTCGGCGCGCCGCAGAGCGCCTTCGCGGTGTCGCTGGCGCTGGTGCTGCTGATGTTGCCCGTGGTGGTGCGCAGCACCGAGGAAATGCTGAAGCTGGTGCCGGACGAGTTGCGCGAGGCCTCGTACGCCCTCGGCATTCCCAAGTGGAAGACGATCGTGCGGATCGTCATCCCGACCGCCGCGCCCGGCATGATCAGCGGCACCCTGCTCGCGCTCGCCCGCGTCATGGGTGAGACCGCGCCGGTGCTCGTGCTGGTCGGCTACGCGAAGTCGATCAACACCAACCTCTTCGACGGCAACATGGCCTCGCTGCCGCTGCTGATCTACCAAGAGCTGGCCAACCCCGAAGCGGCGGGCCGCGAACGAGTCTGGGGCGCAGCGCTCACGCTGATCCTGCTCATCGCGCTGCTGTACCTGGCGGCGGCGGGCGTCAACAAGCTGCTCACGCGGAACCGATAG